GCCGCGCAGTTGGCGGCTGCTGGCCTGCGAACCCTTTCACGTGTCCGGCACCCTGCGTTCGCTCGCGGAGGCCCGAGAGCTCTTCGACAAGGGCGTCGTACACGATCCGGACCGGGTGGCGGCCGACATCCCGGACAGCCAGCCGGTGAGCGCGCCTGCTCCGCCCTCGCCGACCGGCGCGGACCGGGTGCCCGGACTCACCGGCAAGGGCCGGGAGGCGTTCGACGCGGCCAGGCGCGGTTCGCTGGCGGTGTGGCGCGAGCACCTGGAGTTCCTGCCGTCCGCGATCGGCCGGGCGGACGCCGCGCTGACCGAGTACGGGGACGGCGGCGCGCACCTGCCGGCGCTGGACCCCCGGGTGCTCGCCTCGGTCGGTGCGCTGCCACCGACCCGGCTCGGCCGGATCCGGGGCGGCACCTTCCAGTCGCACGTTCCCATGCGCACGGCGGTGGCGGCGCACCGTGTCACCGGCGTACGGAAGAGCGCCCCGCGCTACTGGCTGCGGCTCGCGGCGGCCGAACACCTGCACCGCGAGCGGTCCAAGGTCATCGCCGAGCTCGAGCACGGAAGCGCGCTGGCGGACATGGGCCTGATCGATCCGACCGCTCTCATCGGCATCCTGCGGGACGGCCGTGACCTCAGCGCCCAGGCCCTGATCCTGCTCAGGATGGTCTGGCTCGACCGATGGCTGCGAGGTTGACCATGACCACGACCATGCCCACTCCTCCCACCGCCTCCCACGGTGGCGGGCCGCGGCTCGCCCCCCAGGTGCGGTTCACCCCCCTGCCGTTCGGCGGCGCCGTCCTGGTCCATGCCTCGACCCTGAGCGTGGCTGAATGCGGGGAACACGAGGCGCGCGTCATCGAACGCCTGCTCAGCCACGGGCTCCCGGGCCCCGACACCGGTCCGGCCGGCGAAGCGGTACGGCGTATGAGCCAGGAACTCGTGGCGGCCGGCTGGCTCGAGACCGCGCCGGCGGCCGTGCCCGCCGCGCATGACTCGGCGCCGCCCGCTCCGAGTGAACCAGGCGCGCCAAAAGCGGGTGAACCAGGCGCGCCCCCAGCGGGTGAGTCAGCCCCGCCCACGGCGCCCGACTCCGCCGTACGGGCCACGGACCCGTCAGCCATCACCCCGGCGGACACCACCGCGCCGGACACCCAACGGAGGTAGGTCCCTTGCGAGTCACCCTTGGCCGGACGCTTCGTCACCTGCTGCCCGACATGGCGGTCGCCGCGCTCGCCGGCCCTCTCGCGGTCTCCGGCATCGCCAAGGCGGTCACCCCCGCCGAAGATCTCGACTGGCCCGTCGACTCGGGTCCGCTGTCGGCGCCCGACGGCGCGAAAATCGTCGGTGCGGCCGAACTGGCGACCGCGGCCGTGACCCTCGTCGCACCCGGCCGGCTCGCCGCGCTCGCCCCGATGGGCGCCTACGCCGTCCTGACCGTCGCCGCCCACCGGATGAAGGGGGCGAAGTGCGCCTGCTTCGGAAGCGCGCGCCTGGCCGCGATCGGACGGACGCACGTCGGGGCGAACGCGGTGGCGTCGCTCGTCGCGGCCGCCGCGCTGGCGGCAGCCCCGGAACGCA
The nucleotide sequence above comes from Streptomyces sp. NL15-2K. Encoded proteins:
- the adfB gene encoding actinodefensin-associated protein B, whose translation is MPTPPTASHGGGPRLAPQVRFTPLPFGGAVLVHASTLSVAECGEHEARVIERLLSHGLPGPDTGPAGEAVRRMSQELVAAGWLETAPAAVPAAHDSAPPAPSEPGAPKAGEPGAPPAGESAPPTAPDSAVRATDPSAITPADTTAPDTQRR